The Halorientalis sp. IM1011 genome window below encodes:
- a CDS encoding NADH-quinone oxidoreductase subunit D — protein MSLEEPTTQELAVADDGSVDYDALESLLGDAVLDREDHVNAEAFVIRPDAVQEVLSTLKEEAGFDNCNCVTAQEYQDRYETIYHMTKYADRTQEVGVVVPTSKDDPVSESAEPVFRTADWHEREAYDLVGIEYEGHPDPRRILLPETWQGHPLSQDYDQTKPQIVTLRENKNPLEEDHRAPDDSDTMLLNIGPHHPATHGVLHVEVTLDGEQVADVEPDIGYIHRCEEQMCQQGTYRHQIMPYPDRWDWGGAGLLNEWAYARTAEELADIDVPEYAQVVRTMSAELSRILSHMLAVAAYGLDIVGDFTATFMYGMQDRETVQNILEDLTGQRLMFNYFRLGGVAWDLPEPREEFFEKIRAFIDDLPERLEEYHNLLTSNEIMQVRTVDTGYLDPEVAKSYGATGPVLRGSGVDYDVRRDDPYGYYDKLDWDVVTEDGCDNYARLLVRLQEVEESAKIIQQCVDLLEDWPEDDRTIQANVPRTIKPEPDTEIYKSVEAAKGELGIYIRSDGTDKPARFKIRGPSFSNLQTLPEMAEGEYIADLIASLGSLDTIMGEVDR, from the coding sequence ATGAGTTTAGAGGAACCAACCACGCAGGAACTCGCCGTCGCGGACGACGGCAGTGTCGACTACGACGCGCTCGAATCCCTGCTCGGTGACGCCGTGCTGGACCGGGAGGACCACGTCAACGCCGAAGCGTTCGTGATCCGCCCCGACGCCGTTCAGGAAGTCCTCTCGACGCTGAAAGAGGAGGCCGGCTTCGACAACTGCAACTGCGTCACCGCACAGGAGTACCAGGATCGCTACGAGACGATCTACCACATGACGAAGTACGCCGACCGGACGCAGGAGGTCGGCGTCGTCGTCCCCACGAGCAAGGACGACCCCGTCTCGGAGTCGGCCGAACCGGTCTTCCGAACGGCCGACTGGCACGAGCGGGAGGCCTACGACCTGGTGGGTATCGAGTACGAGGGTCACCCCGACCCGCGCCGGATCCTCCTGCCCGAGACCTGGCAGGGCCACCCGCTCTCGCAGGACTACGACCAGACCAAACCCCAGATCGTCACCCTGCGTGAGAACAAGAACCCGCTGGAGGAGGACCACCGGGCCCCCGACGACAGCGACACGATGTTGCTCAACATCGGGCCCCACCACCCGGCGACCCACGGCGTCCTCCACGTCGAGGTGACGCTGGACGGCGAGCAGGTCGCCGACGTGGAACCCGACATCGGCTACATCCACCGCTGTGAAGAGCAGATGTGCCAGCAGGGCACCTACCGCCACCAGATCATGCCATACCCCGACCGCTGGGACTGGGGCGGTGCCGGGCTGCTGAACGAGTGGGCCTACGCCCGGACGGCCGAGGAGCTGGCCGACATCGACGTGCCGGAGTACGCGCAGGTCGTCCGGACGATGTCCGCCGAACTCTCGCGGATCCTCTCGCACATGCTCGCGGTGGCCGCGTACGGGCTGGACATCGTCGGCGACTTCACCGCGACGTTCATGTACGGGATGCAGGACCGGGAGACGGTTCAGAACATCCTCGAAGATCTGACCGGCCAGCGGCTGATGTTCAACTACTTCCGACTGGGCGGGGTCGCGTGGGACCTGCCCGAGCCCCGCGAGGAGTTCTTCGAGAAGATTCGGGCGTTCATCGACGACCTGCCCGAGCGGCTGGAGGAGTACCACAACCTGCTGACCAGCAACGAGATCATGCAGGTCCGGACCGTCGACACGGGGTACCTCGATCCCGAGGTCGCCAAGAGCTACGGCGCGACCGGGCCCGTCCTCCGCGGGTCGGGCGTCGACTACGACGTGCGCCGGGACGACCCATACGGCTACTACGACAAACTCGACTGGGACGTGGTCACCGAGGACGGCTGTGACAACTACGCCCGCCTGCTGGTTCGCCTGCAGGAGGTCGAGGAGTCGGCGAAGATCATCCAGCAGTGTGTCGACCTGCTGGAGGACTGGCCCGAGGACGACCGGACGATCCAGGCCAACGTCCCCCGGACGATCAAGCCCGAGCCGGACACGGAGATCTACAAGTCCGTCGAGGCCGCGAAGGGCGAACTCGGGATCTACATCCGCTCGGACGGGACCGACAAGCCCGCGCGGTTCAAGATCCGCGGACCCTCCTTCTCCAACCTGCAGACGCTGCCGGAGATGGCCGAGGGCGAGTACATCGCGGACCTGATCGCGTCGCTGGGTAGTCTGGACACGATCATGGGCGAGGTGGATCGGTAA
- a CDS encoding complex I subunit 1 family protein has product MTLSDTIAGLLGLNANDPLQFFVAALIASAIVGTFMLLNVAIAGPWAKRKITAAFTDRIAVNRIGPFGLMVIVADAVRLLSKELIVPEEVDRPAWDLAPLLIAGSALLGFAVIPMGNGVQVADPEAGLAYVFAVASLASLGLVMAGYASNNKYSMLGGLRAVAQNLAYEIPLVLTGASVVIFAGTLRLSEIVAAQSGTLATIAGIPIPSWYAFVNPFAFVLFLVANLAEVGRNPFDTPEAPTEIVAGYQTEYSSVYFVLMYLGEFIHIFLGGAIIATIFLGGPAGPVLPGIVWFLIKIWAVFLFTQWARSALPRVRIDQLIEIGWKGMLVLSFANLILTAVIVGVVV; this is encoded by the coding sequence ATGACGCTGTCGGACACCATCGCCGGGCTGCTCGGACTGAACGCGAACGACCCGCTGCAGTTTTTCGTCGCGGCGCTGATCGCGTCGGCGATCGTGGGTACGTTCATGCTCCTCAACGTCGCGATCGCCGGCCCGTGGGCAAAACGGAAGATCACGGCGGCCTTTACCGACCGGATCGCAGTCAACCGGATCGGGCCGTTCGGGCTGATGGTCATCGTGGCCGACGCGGTGCGCCTGCTCTCGAAGGAACTGATCGTACCCGAGGAGGTCGACCGGCCGGCGTGGGACCTCGCGCCGCTTCTGATCGCCGGATCGGCGTTACTCGGCTTCGCCGTCATCCCGATGGGCAACGGCGTGCAGGTCGCCGACCCCGAGGCGGGGCTGGCGTACGTGTTCGCGGTCGCCTCGCTGGCGTCGCTCGGCCTCGTGATGGCCGGCTACGCCTCGAACAACAAGTACTCGATGCTGGGCGGTCTGCGCGCAGTCGCGCAGAACCTGGCCTACGAGATTCCGCTGGTGCTGACTGGGGCGTCCGTCGTGATCTTCGCGGGGACGCTCCGGCTGAGCGAGATCGTCGCGGCCCAGAGCGGGACGCTGGCGACGATCGCCGGCATCCCGATCCCGTCCTGGTACGCGTTCGTCAACCCGTTCGCGTTCGTCCTCTTCCTGGTCGCGAACCTGGCGGAGGTCGGACGGAACCCGTTCGACACGCCCGAAGCGCCGACCGAGATCGTCGCCGGCTACCAGACCGAGTACTCCTCGGTCTACTTCGTCCTGATGTACCTCGGGGAGTTCATCCACATCTTCCTGGGCGGGGCGATCATCGCGACGATCTTCCTCGGCGGCCCGGCCGGACCGGTCCTGCCCGGGATCGTCTGGTTCCTCATCAAGATCTGGGCCGTCTTCCTGTTCACCCAGTGGGCGCGGTCGGCGCTCCCCCGGGTGCGTATCGATCAGCTCATCGAAATCGGCTGGAAGGGGATGCTCGTGCTCTCCTTCGCCAACCTGATCCTGACGGCTGTCATCGTCGGGGTGGTCGTGTAA
- a CDS encoding NADH-quinone oxidoreductase subunit I has protein sequence MIGLLKSMATTMKHALDGETFTVEYPEEAPEVSPRFRGVHKFSQERCIWCRQCENVCPNDTIQIVTDEQRNGEEYNLHIGQCIYCRLCEEVCPVDAILLTQNFEFTADTKDELAYNKEQLKNVPWYNDIDPLESREPDRGAWIGEGEGELDYQ, from the coding sequence ATGATCGGACTGCTCAAATCCATGGCGACGACGATGAAACACGCGCTCGACGGGGAGACGTTCACCGTCGAGTATCCCGAAGAAGCACCCGAAGTGAGCCCGCGGTTCCGCGGGGTCCACAAGTTCAGTCAGGAGCGGTGTATCTGGTGTCGGCAGTGTGAGAACGTCTGTCCGAACGACACGATCCAGATCGTCACCGACGAACAGCGCAACGGCGAGGAGTACAACCTCCACATCGGGCAGTGCATCTACTGCCGGCTCTGTGAGGAGGTCTGTCCCGTCGACGCCATCCTGCTGACCCAGAACTTCGAGTTCACCGCCGACACGAAGGACGAACTCGCCTACAACAAGGAACAGCTGAAGAACGTCCCCTGGTACAACGACATCGACCCGCTCGAATCCCGCGAACCCGACCGGGGCGCGTGGATCGGCGAAGGCGAAGGCGAACTGGACTACCAGTAG
- a CDS encoding NADH-quinone oxidoreductase subunit D, whose amino-acid sequence MSLEHPTRDAGETEDGAVDYDALASLLGDAVLDREDHVNAEAFVIRPDDVQEVLSTLRDEAGFDHLSLLTAQEYQDRYESIYHLTKYADRTQEVGVVVPTSKTEPVSETASPVFETANWHEREAYDLVGIEYEGHPDLVRILLPETWQGHPLSLDYDQTKPQIVPIRENVNPLLEDTQAASEGDPDTMFVNIGPHHPATHGVLHIETVLDGEQVLDVEPDIGYLHRCEEQMAQQGHYRHEIMPYPDRWDYTANMTNEWAYARAAEDLADIEVPDYAQVLRTLGVELSRMTGHFLALGTFSLDVNGDFTATFMYTFRDREKVQSILEDLTGQRMMYNYFRLGGVAWDLPDPREEFFEKIREFTNELPRALEEYHNLLTSNEVFQVRTVDTGYLDPEVAKDYGVTGPVARGSGIDYDVRRDDPYGYYPELDWDVATEDGCDNYARVLVRLREVEESAKIVDQCVDLLEDWPDEERTIQSNVPRTLKPDPDTEVYRAVEGAKGELGVYIRSDGTAKPARFKIRSPCFHNLHALPEMAEGEYLPDMIASLGSLDVVLGEVDR is encoded by the coding sequence ATGAGCCTCGAACATCCGACCCGCGACGCGGGCGAGACCGAGGACGGCGCGGTCGACTACGACGCACTCGCGTCCCTGCTCGGTGACGCGGTGCTGGATCGGGAGGACCACGTCAACGCCGAGGCGTTCGTTATCCGCCCGGACGACGTGCAGGAGGTCCTCTCGACGCTGAGAGACGAGGCGGGCTTCGACCACCTCTCCCTGCTGACGGCCCAGGAGTATCAGGACCGCTACGAGTCGATCTACCACCTCACCAAGTACGCCGACCGGACCCAGGAGGTGGGCGTCGTCGTCCCGACGAGCAAGACCGAGCCGGTATCTGAGACCGCGTCACCCGTGTTCGAGACGGCGAACTGGCACGAACGAGAGGCCTACGACCTGGTGGGCATCGAGTACGAGGGGCATCCGGATCTCGTGCGGATCCTGTTACCCGAAACGTGGCAGGGTCACCCGCTCTCGCTGGACTACGACCAGACCAAACCCCAGATCGTCCCGATCCGGGAGAACGTCAACCCGCTCCTCGAGGACACGCAGGCGGCCTCGGAGGGGGATCCGGACACGATGTTCGTCAACATCGGGCCCCACCACCCGGCGACCCACGGCGTCCTCCACATCGAGACAGTGCTCGACGGCGAGCAAGTGCTGGACGTGGAGCCCGATATCGGCTATCTACACCGGTGTGAGGAGCAGATGGCCCAGCAAGGCCACTACCGACACGAGATCATGCCCTACCCGGACCGCTGGGACTACACGGCAAACATGACCAACGAGTGGGCGTACGCGCGGGCAGCGGAGGACCTCGCGGACATCGAGGTCCCCGACTACGCCCAGGTGTTGCGGACGCTCGGGGTGGAACTCTCGCGGATGACGGGTCACTTCCTCGCGCTGGGAACCTTCTCGCTCGACGTCAACGGGGATTTCACCGCGACCTTCATGTACACCTTCCGGGACCGGGAGAAGGTCCAGAGCATCCTCGAAGACCTGACCGGCCAGCGGATGATGTACAACTACTTCCGGCTTGGTGGGGTCGCGTGGGACCTGCCCGACCCCCGCGAGGAGTTCTTCGAGAAGATCCGCGAGTTCACGAACGAACTCCCGCGGGCGTTAGAGGAGTACCACAACCTGCTGACGAGCAACGAGGTGTTCCAGGTCCGGACCGTCGACACGGGATATCTCGATCCCGAGGTCGCGAAGGACTACGGGGTGACCGGCCCCGTCGCGCGCGGGTCGGGGATCGACTACGACGTGCGGCGGGACGATCCCTACGGCTACTATCCGGAACTCGACTGGGACGTGGCCACCGAGGACGGCTGTGACAACTACGCGCGCGTCCTCGTCAGACTCCGGGAGGTCGAGGAGTCGGCGAAGATCGTCGACCAGTGTGTCGACCTGCTGGAGGACTGGCCCGACGAGGAGCGGACGATCCAGTCGAACGTCCCGCGCACGCTCAAGCCCGACCCCGACACGGAGGTGTACCGCGCAGTAGAGGGGGCGAAAGGCGAACTGGGCGTGTACATCCGGTCGGACGGGACCGCCAAACCCGCCCGGTTCAAGATCCGCAGCCCCTGTTTCCACAACCTCCACGCGCTGCCGGAGATGGCCGAAGGAGAGTACCTACCGGACATGATCGCGTCACTGGGCAGTCTCGACGTGGTTCTCGGGGAAGTCGACCGGTGA
- a CDS encoding NADH-quinone oxidoreductase subunit J → MALYETIAFGLFAFVTIASSLGVVLLRDVWHSALLLGVALLSVAIHYVMLQAEFVATMQILVYVGGVLILITFAVMLTRSEDPNEAREVTT, encoded by the coding sequence ATGGCACTGTACGAAACCATAGCATTTGGGTTGTTCGCGTTCGTCACAATCGCGAGCAGCCTCGGCGTCGTCCTGTTACGGGACGTGTGGCACTCCGCGCTGCTGTTGGGTGTCGCGTTGCTCAGCGTCGCAATCCACTACGTGATGCTGCAGGCGGAGTTCGTCGCCACCATGCAAATACTCGTGTACGTGGGCGGCGTCCTGATCCTGATCACCTTCGCCGTGATGCTCACCCGCAGCGAAGACCCGAACGAGGCACGCGAGGTGACCACATGA
- a CDS encoding NADH dehydrogenase has product MTTRPRLADDVNWTAGVAALGLFAVLAAVFLGSSFGSAAGFPDASITAGIGYAMFDLASQTALETEEFLVSFIVIAIALDAALDVAVMLAKRDDESAGVLTDGGHTTERGER; this is encoded by the coding sequence ATGACGACCCGACCACGGCTGGCGGACGACGTCAACTGGACGGCCGGCGTCGCGGCGCTGGGACTGTTCGCCGTGCTGGCGGCCGTGTTCCTGGGCTCCTCCTTCGGATCGGCGGCCGGGTTCCCCGACGCGTCGATCACCGCGGGCATCGGCTACGCGATGTTCGACCTCGCGAGCCAGACTGCACTGGAGACCGAGGAGTTCCTGGTGTCGTTCATCGTCATCGCGATCGCACTGGACGCCGCACTGGACGTGGCCGTCATGCTGGCGAAACGCGACGACGAGTCGGCCGGCGTACTCACCGACGGCGGCCACACGACGGAACGGGGTGAGCGCTGA
- the nuoK gene encoding NADH-quinone oxidoreductase subunit NuoK, whose product MVPAEYYLLLTAAMFCIGLFGILTRRNALRFLMSVELMLNAAAVNFVAFSLQWGNLTGQVFSLFLMALAAAEVAIGIGIILVLYRNFGDIDVTKPTTMRW is encoded by the coding sequence ATGGTACCCGCCGAGTACTACCTGTTGCTGACGGCGGCGATGTTCTGCATCGGCCTGTTCGGGATCTTGACCCGGCGCAACGCCCTGCGATTCCTGATGTCGGTCGAGTTGATGCTCAACGCGGCCGCCGTCAACTTCGTGGCGTTCTCCCTCCAGTGGGGGAACCTCACGGGCCAGGTGTTCTCCCTGTTCCTGATGGCGCTCGCCGCCGCCGAAGTCGCGATCGGGATCGGTATCATCCTGGTGCTGTACCGTAACTTCGGAGACATCGACGTGACCAAACCGACGACAATGAGGTGGTAA
- the nuoL gene encoding NADH-quinone oxidoreductase subunit L, which produces MVSAFEFVPAIAVLPLVSFVVALTFGKWMPKKGALAGIFATAGSLLISIWTALTVAGILGSETAYHEEIWQFATGIGTFDLHLGVYIDPLSALMLLIVSLISLLVFVFSLGYMNDEDETGLPRYYASLSLFSFSMLAFVFADNILMAFMFFELVGLCSFLLIGFWFREDAPPSAAKKAFLVTRFGDFFFLIGVVGIFATFGTGLFVTESGFPAMAAQALEAGESFFGFGAQTWFTILGLLVLGGVVGKSAQFPLHTWLPDAMEGPTPVSALIHAATMVAAGVYLVARMYGFYLLTPTTMGIIALIGGFTALFAATMGVVKQELKQVLAYSTISQYGYMMLALGSGGYVAAVFHLTTHAVFKALLFLGAGSVIIAMHHNENMWDMGGLKEKMPVTYWTFLSGSLALAGIFPFAGFWSKDEVLYEALIHGLGSPVILIAWAMGLLAVFLTGFYTFRMVFLTFHGEPRTDTAEDPHGVRWNVKLPLAVLGILAATIGFINMVPVAKLSGLEIDFLHKWLVGSEIVNAEFLTGLHVYEDLLPYESVYIAGGEIPTLLISAALSLGLALAGSGLAYKLYAVDEPVEHTKKLGGLRTLLMHNYYQDEYQVWLATGVTLPLARVADTFDQGIIDGVVNGVSSVSLFSGDRVRRIQTGAVSNYATLLTVGLVLLLVAFGILGGWF; this is translated from the coding sequence ATGGTGAGTGCATTCGAGTTCGTTCCGGCGATCGCGGTGTTGCCACTCGTATCGTTCGTGGTCGCGCTGACCTTCGGGAAGTGGATGCCCAAGAAAGGGGCCCTGGCCGGCATCTTCGCGACGGCCGGCTCCCTGCTCATCTCGATCTGGACCGCGCTGACGGTCGCGGGCATCCTCGGCTCGGAGACGGCCTATCACGAGGAGATATGGCAGTTCGCGACGGGGATCGGCACGTTCGATCTCCACCTCGGGGTCTACATCGACCCCCTCTCGGCGCTGATGCTGTTGATCGTCTCGCTGATCTCGCTTCTCGTGTTCGTCTTCTCGCTTGGCTACATGAACGACGAGGACGAGACCGGGCTCCCCCGGTACTACGCTTCGCTCTCGCTCTTTAGCTTCAGCATGCTCGCCTTCGTCTTCGCGGACAACATCCTGATGGCGTTCATGTTCTTCGAGCTGGTGGGCCTCTGTTCGTTCCTGCTCATCGGCTTCTGGTTCCGCGAGGACGCACCGCCCAGCGCCGCGAAGAAGGCCTTCCTGGTCACCCGCTTCGGTGACTTCTTCTTCCTGATCGGCGTCGTCGGCATCTTCGCCACCTTCGGGACGGGCCTGTTCGTCACCGAGAGCGGCTTCCCGGCCATGGCCGCGCAGGCGCTCGAAGCCGGCGAGAGCTTCTTCGGCTTCGGCGCACAGACCTGGTTCACCATCCTCGGACTGCTCGTGCTGGGCGGGGTCGTCGGCAAGTCGGCGCAGTTCCCGCTGCACACGTGGCTGCCCGACGCGATGGAGGGTCCGACTCCCGTCTCGGCGCTGATCCACGCAGCGACGATGGTCGCGGCAGGTGTCTACCTCGTCGCGCGCATGTACGGGTTCTACCTGCTGACGCCGACGACGATGGGAATCATCGCCCTGATCGGCGGCTTCACCGCCCTGTTCGCGGCGACGATGGGCGTCGTCAAACAGGAACTCAAGCAGGTGCTCGCGTACTCCACCATCTCCCAGTACGGGTACATGATGCTCGCGCTGGGCTCCGGTGGGTACGTCGCCGCGGTCTTCCACCTGACCACCCACGCCGTGTTCAAGGCGCTCCTGTTCCTCGGCGCGGGGTCGGTCATCATCGCCATGCACCACAACGAGAACATGTGGGACATGGGCGGCCTGAAGGAGAAGATGCCCGTGACCTACTGGACCTTCCTCTCGGGCTCGCTCGCGCTTGCTGGGATCTTCCCGTTCGCGGGCTTCTGGTCCAAGGACGAAGTGCTGTACGAGGCGCTGATCCACGGCCTCGGCAGTCCCGTCATCCTGATCGCGTGGGCGATGGGCCTGCTCGCCGTGTTCCTGACCGGCTTCTACACCTTCCGGATGGTCTTCCTGACCTTCCACGGTGAGCCACGGACGGACACGGCCGAAGACCCCCACGGTGTGCGCTGGAACGTGAAACTCCCGCTGGCCGTGCTGGGAATCCTCGCCGCGACCATCGGCTTCATCAACATGGTGCCGGTCGCGAAGCTGTCCGGGCTGGAGATCGACTTCCTCCACAAGTGGCTGGTCGGCTCCGAGATCGTCAACGCAGAGTTCCTGACGGGCCTGCACGTGTACGAGGACTTGCTGCCCTACGAGTCGGTCTACATCGCGGGCGGTGAGATTCCGACACTACTGATTTCGGCGGCGCTGTCGCTGGGACTGGCGCTCGCCGGTTCCGGGCTGGCCTACAAGCTGTACGCGGTCGACGAACCGGTCGAACACACGAAGAAACTCGGCGGACTCCGGACGTTGCTCATGCACAACTACTACCAGGACGAGTATCAGGTGTGGCTGGCGACGGGTGTGACCCTTCCGCTCGCCCGCGTGGCCGACACGTTCGATCAGGGAATCATCGACGGCGTGGTCAACGGAGTCTCCAGTGTGAGTCTGTTCTCCGGCGACCGCGTCCGCCGGATCCAGACCGGGGCTGTCAGCAACTACGCGACCCTGCTGACCGTCGGGCTCGTGCTCTTGCTGGTCGCCTTCGGCATCCTCGGGGGGTGGTTCTGA
- a CDS encoding NuoM family protein: MLVELLIVFTLMAAGLVFLTPDEYAGKLAAVMSLVPVGVSLWMYSVFEGTGNALLAGSQPAFETMASWITLGPYAINWHVGLDGVSMPLIVLTTILTTLAIVSAWTPIDERQSQFYGLVLFMQAALIGVFSALDFLLWFVFWEAVLVPMYLLIGVWGGPRRKYAAIKFFVYTNVASLVMFAGFFTLVFGLGDSLTSLGLPAVAQALAAGQLGEVAGFAPGTIKLAAFTALFFGFAVKVPVVPFHTWLPDAHVEAPTPVSVLLAGVLLKMGTYALLRFNFTMLADVAEANAALIAIFAVVSVIYGALLALAQQDLKRIVAYSSISSMGYVILGLIAFTPHGLGGATFQMVSHGLISGLMFMAVGVIYNETHTRMIGDMSGMADRMPVTAGVFVAAAFGYMGLPLMSGFAAEVLVFMGAFESPIIPAAPLFTAIAMFGIVIVAGYLLRAMQKTLFGPFRLETDYDIGRAPLQDVAPLFVLLALVIALGVAPNLFYTMIQDAVDPMIQLVQGGGA, translated from the coding sequence ATGCTGGTCGAACTGCTCATCGTCTTCACGCTGATGGCGGCGGGCCTCGTCTTCCTCACTCCCGACGAGTACGCCGGCAAGCTGGCGGCCGTCATGAGCCTCGTGCCCGTCGGCGTGAGCCTGTGGATGTACAGCGTCTTCGAGGGGACGGGCAACGCCCTGCTCGCAGGGAGTCAGCCCGCCTTCGAGACGATGGCGAGCTGGATCACGCTCGGGCCGTACGCGATCAACTGGCACGTCGGCCTCGACGGCGTGAGCATGCCGCTGATCGTGCTGACGACGATCCTGACCACACTGGCGATCGTCAGCGCGTGGACGCCGATCGACGAACGGCAGTCCCAGTTCTACGGCCTCGTGCTCTTCATGCAGGCCGCGCTGATCGGCGTCTTCTCCGCGCTGGACTTCCTGCTGTGGTTCGTCTTCTGGGAGGCCGTCCTCGTGCCGATGTACCTGCTCATCGGCGTCTGGGGCGGCCCGCGCCGGAAGTACGCCGCGATCAAGTTCTTCGTCTACACCAACGTGGCGAGCCTCGTGATGTTCGCGGGCTTTTTCACGCTGGTGTTCGGCCTGGGCGACTCGCTGACCTCGCTCGGCCTGCCCGCCGTCGCGCAGGCGCTCGCCGCCGGCCAGCTCGGTGAAGTCGCCGGCTTCGCGCCGGGCACGATCAAGCTGGCCGCGTTCACCGCGCTGTTCTTCGGCTTCGCGGTGAAGGTGCCGGTCGTCCCCTTCCACACGTGGCTGCCGGACGCACACGTCGAGGCACCGACGCCGGTGTCGGTGCTACTGGCTGGCGTCCTGCTAAAGATGGGGACCTACGCGCTGCTGCGGTTCAACTTCACGATGCTCGCCGACGTGGCCGAGGCCAACGCCGCGCTCATCGCCATCTTCGCAGTCGTCTCGGTGATCTACGGGGCGCTGCTGGCGCTGGCCCAGCAGGACCTCAAGCGGATCGTCGCCTACTCCTCCATCTCCTCGATGGGCTACGTCATCCTGGGGCTGATCGCGTTCACGCCCCACGGACTCGGCGGGGCGACGTTCCAGATGGTCAGCCACGGGCTGATCTCCGGGCTGATGTTCATGGCGGTCGGCGTCATCTACAACGAGACCCACACCCGGATGATCGGCGACATGTCCGGGATGGCCGACCGGATGCCCGTCACCGCGGGCGTGTTCGTCGCGGCCGCCTTCGGCTACATGGGCCTGCCGCTGATGTCCGGATTCGCGGCAGAGGTGCTCGTGTTCATGGGCGCGTTCGAATCCCCGATCATTCCGGCCGCGCCGCTGTTCACCGCGATCGCGATGTTCGGCATCGTGATCGTCGCGGGCTACCTGCTGCGTGCGATGCAGAAGACGCTGTTCGGGCCCTTCCGGCTCGAAACGGACTACGACATCGGGCGCGCCCCGCTGCAGGACGTCGCGCCGCTGTTCGTGCTGCTGGCGCTCGTCATCGCGCTGGGCGTCGCACCTAATCTGTTCTACACGATGATACAGGACGCAGTCGATCCGATGATCCAACTCGTACAGGGAGGTGGTGCCTGA